In a genomic window of Sulfurisphaera tokodaii str. 7:
- a CDS encoding ATPase, which yields MSEIDKSTIDKYINILKSKLDQKKNELLSKINMEYEKTLKQRLDELEKLKGNILKEVQK from the coding sequence ATGTCGGAAATAGATAAATCCACAATTGATAAATATATAAATATTTTGAAATCAAAACTTGATCAGAAGAAAAATGAATTACTTTCAAAAATAAATATGGAATATGAAAAAACACTGAAGCAACGACTAGATGAGTTGGAGAAGCTTAAAGGAAATATTTTAAAGGAAGTTCAAAAATAA
- a CDS encoding ATP synthase subunit A, with translation MVSEGRVVRVNGPLVIADGMREAQMFEVVYVSDLKLVGEITRIEGDRAFIQVYESTDGVKPGDKVYRSGAPLSVELGPGLIGKIYDGLQRPLDSIAKVSNSPFVARGVSIPALDRQTKWHFVPKVKSGDKVGPGDIIGVVQETDLIEHRILIPPNVHGTLKELAREGDYTVEDVVAVVDMNGDEIPVKMYQKWPVRIPRPYKEKLEPVEPLLTGIRVLDTVFPIAKGGTAAIPGPFGSGKTVTLQSLAKWSAAKVVIYVGCGERGNEMTDELRSFPKLKDPWTGKPLLLRTILVANTSNMPVAARESSIYVGVTMAEYFRDQGYDVLLVADSTSRWAEALRDLGGRMEEMPAEEGFPSYLPSRLAEYYERAGRVIALGNPERYGSVTIASAVSPPGGDFTEPVTSNTLRFVRVFWPLDVSLAQARHYPAINWIQGFSAYVDLVAQWWHKNVDPNWKEMRDTMMKVLIREDELRQIVRLVGPESLAEKDKLVLEAAKLIKDAFLKQNAYDDIDAFSSPQKQVRIMRLIYIFYNQSQDLISKGVPLKKILDKVGPIEPEIIRIKYTIKNDELNKIDEIENKLKATFDSLLKEVS, from the coding sequence ATGGTCTCTGAAGGTAGGGTCGTGAGAGTAAACGGACCTTTAGTTATAGCTGATGGTATGAGAGAAGCACAAATGTTTGAGGTAGTATATGTAAGTGATCTTAAATTAGTAGGTGAAATAACAAGAATTGAAGGAGATAGAGCATTTATTCAAGTTTATGAAAGTACTGACGGTGTAAAACCTGGTGATAAAGTTTATAGATCTGGAGCCCCATTATCAGTAGAATTAGGTCCTGGGTTAATAGGAAAAATATATGATGGTTTACAGAGACCACTTGATTCTATAGCAAAAGTTTCTAATTCCCCATTTGTAGCTAGAGGTGTATCTATACCAGCGTTAGATAGACAAACTAAATGGCATTTTGTTCCTAAGGTAAAAAGTGGTGACAAAGTAGGTCCTGGGGATATAATTGGTGTGGTTCAAGAAACCGACCTTATAGAGCACAGAATTTTAATTCCCCCAAATGTTCATGGGACTTTAAAAGAATTAGCTAGAGAAGGAGATTATACTGTGGAAGATGTAGTAGCTGTAGTTGATATGAATGGTGATGAAATACCAGTAAAAATGTACCAAAAATGGCCAGTCAGAATACCTAGACCTTATAAAGAAAAATTGGAACCAGTAGAGCCCTTACTAACTGGCATAAGAGTTTTAGACACTGTATTTCCTATTGCAAAAGGTGGAACAGCCGCTATTCCAGGACCTTTCGGTAGTGGAAAGACTGTAACATTGCAAAGTCTAGCAAAATGGTCTGCTGCAAAGGTTGTAATTTATGTAGGTTGTGGCGAAAGAGGAAATGAGATGACTGACGAGTTAAGATCTTTCCCGAAGTTAAAAGACCCTTGGACTGGAAAGCCACTCCTATTAAGAACTATATTAGTTGCTAATACTAGCAATATGCCAGTAGCAGCTAGAGAATCTAGTATTTATGTTGGAGTTACTATGGCCGAATATTTCAGAGATCAAGGTTATGATGTATTACTTGTTGCTGATTCTACGAGTAGATGGGCTGAGGCACTAAGGGATTTAGGAGGAAGAATGGAAGAGATGCCAGCTGAAGAAGGTTTCCCAAGCTATTTACCGTCTAGATTAGCTGAATATTATGAAAGAGCTGGAAGAGTTATAGCTCTTGGTAATCCAGAAAGATATGGTTCAGTTACTATAGCTTCTGCAGTTTCTCCTCCTGGAGGTGATTTTACAGAACCAGTTACTAGCAATACTTTAAGATTTGTAAGAGTTTTTTGGCCTTTAGACGTTTCATTAGCACAAGCAAGGCATTATCCAGCAATTAATTGGATTCAAGGGTTCTCTGCATACGTGGACTTAGTAGCTCAATGGTGGCATAAGAATGTAGATCCTAATTGGAAAGAGATGCGTGATACTATGATGAAAGTCTTGATAAGAGAAGATGAGTTAAGACAGATTGTTAGATTAGTGGGTCCAGAATCTTTAGCTGAAAAAGATAAATTAGTCCTAGAGGCTGCTAAACTAATAAAAGACGCTTTCCTTAAACAGAATGCTTATGATGATATTGATGCCTTTTCTTCACCTCAAAAGCAGGTAAGAATTATGAGGTTAATCTATATATTTTATAATCAGTCCCAAGATCTTATCAGTAAAGGTGTTCCATTGAAGAAGATATTAGACAAAGTCGGTCCTATAGAGCCAGAAATTATCAGAATTAAATACACGATTAAGAATGATGAGTTAAATAAGATTGACGAGATAGAGAATAAATTAAAAGCTACATTTGATTCATTATTAAAAGAGGTGAGCTAA
- a CDS encoding V-type ATP synthase subunit F, whose product MGKVLVIGDKYTVNLFRLIGVESLVLEDPLKLEDIIQKLKKREDIDLILISNDLYTPVKEKIDSLLLEQKKPLITIIPSPYSESKPIDVKSLILRALGFG is encoded by the coding sequence ATGGGTAAAGTTTTAGTTATTGGGGACAAGTACACTGTGAACCTTTTCAGATTAATTGGTGTTGAAAGCTTAGTCCTAGAAGATCCTCTAAAATTAGAGGATATAATACAAAAACTAAAGAAAAGAGAGGATATAGATCTAATATTAATTTCTAATGATTTGTATACGCCAGTAAAAGAGAAAATAGATTCCTTATTATTGGAACAGAAAAAGCCTTTAATTACGATTATACCTTCTCCTTATAGTGAATCTAAACCAATTGATGTGAAAAGTTTAATACTTAGAGCATTAGGATTTGGGTGA
- a CDS encoding ATP synthase subunit B, producing the protein MSLLNVREYSNISMIKGPLIAVQGVSDAAYNELVEIEMPDGSKRRGLVVDSQMGVTFVQVFEGTTGISPTGSKVRFLGRGLEVKISEEMLGRIFNPLGEPLDNGPPVIGGEKRNINGDPINPATREYPEEFIQTGISAIDGLNSLLRGQKLPIFSGSGLPANTLAAQIAKQATVRGEESNFAVVFAAIGVRYDEALFFRKFFEETGAINRVAMFVTLANDPPSLKILTPKTALTLAEYLAFEKDMHVLAILIDMTNYCEALRELSASREEVPGRGGYPGYMYTDLATIYERAGKVIGKKGSITQMPILTMPNDDMTHPIPDLTGYITEGQIVLDRSLFNKGIYPPINVLMSLSRLMKDGIGEGKTRDDHKDLSNQLFAAYARAQDIRGLAAIIGEDSLSEVDRKYLLFAEAFERRFVAQGVNENRSIETTLDIGWEVLSILPESELSLIRSEYIKKYHPNYRGKK; encoded by the coding sequence ATGAGTCTCCTTAATGTTAGGGAATATTCAAATATTTCAATGATTAAAGGTCCATTAATTGCTGTTCAAGGGGTTAGTGATGCAGCTTATAATGAATTAGTTGAAATTGAGATGCCGGATGGAAGTAAAAGAAGAGGATTAGTTGTAGATTCTCAGATGGGTGTTACATTTGTTCAAGTATTTGAAGGCACTACTGGAATCTCTCCTACTGGTTCCAAAGTAAGGTTTCTAGGTAGAGGTTTAGAGGTCAAAATATCAGAAGAGATGTTAGGTAGAATATTTAATCCATTGGGTGAGCCATTAGATAATGGTCCACCAGTAATAGGTGGTGAAAAGAGAAACATAAATGGTGATCCAATAAATCCAGCAACTAGAGAATATCCAGAAGAATTTATACAAACTGGTATATCCGCGATAGATGGTTTAAATTCATTACTCAGAGGTCAAAAATTACCGATCTTCAGTGGAAGCGGTTTACCTGCAAATACTTTAGCTGCTCAGATAGCAAAACAAGCTACTGTTAGAGGAGAAGAAAGTAATTTCGCAGTAGTATTTGCCGCTATAGGAGTTAGATATGATGAAGCGTTATTCTTTAGAAAATTTTTCGAAGAAACCGGGGCAATTAATAGAGTAGCTATGTTCGTTACATTAGCTAATGATCCGCCATCTTTAAAGATCTTAACTCCTAAAACTGCTTTAACTTTAGCCGAATATTTAGCATTTGAAAAGGATATGCATGTATTGGCAATATTAATTGATATGACTAACTATTGTGAAGCTTTAAGAGAGTTAAGTGCCTCTAGAGAAGAAGTTCCAGGTAGAGGTGGTTATCCTGGTTATATGTATACTGATTTAGCTACAATCTATGAAAGAGCTGGAAAAGTAATAGGTAAGAAAGGATCAATTACTCAAATGCCTATATTAACAATGCCTAATGATGACATGACTCATCCCATTCCAGATTTAACTGGATATATAACAGAAGGGCAGATTGTGTTAGATAGATCACTATTTAATAAGGGTATATATCCTCCAATTAATGTACTGATGAGTTTATCAAGGTTGATGAAAGATGGTATTGGAGAAGGTAAAACGAGAGATGATCATAAAGATTTATCTAATCAGTTGTTTGCAGCTTATGCTAGGGCTCAAGATATAAGAGGTTTAGCTGCAATAATAGGTGAGGATAGTTTATCTGAAGTAGATAGGAAATATTTATTATTTGCTGAAGCATTCGAAAGAAGATTTGTCGCTCAAGGTGTTAACGAAAATAGAAGCATAGAAACTACCTTAGATATAGGTTGGGAAGTATTATCTATATTACCAGAGTCAGAACTTTCACTTATAAGGTCAGAATATATTAAGAAATATCATCCTAATTACCGTGGTAAGAAATGA
- a CDS encoding V-type ATP synthase subunit E encodes MIKLVSFEDLLNYSLNEEKNKITEEFKKILSEMNQIIDEAYAEVYREYSAKITDLVNKNNDRIRGEIAKMEIENKRLISKEMDYWIENVKENAKKSLYEFVKTDNYKKGLESIISREVSDGSIIYCSPSDQKSISDIIKKKKISCKIVVDEKIVGGIKIYYPDKSLSKDFTLETILNQVFDDIRDKIAQILFGE; translated from the coding sequence GTGATAAAGTTGGTCTCTTTTGAAGATTTGTTGAATTATTCTTTAAATGAAGAAAAAAATAAGATTACAGAAGAATTTAAAAAAATTTTATCTGAAATGAATCAAATAATAGATGAGGCTTACGCAGAAGTATATAGAGAATATAGCGCTAAAATAACAGATCTTGTTAATAAAAACAATGATAGAATTAGAGGAGAAATAGCTAAAATGGAGATAGAAAATAAGAGACTTATAAGTAAGGAAATGGACTATTGGATAGAAAATGTCAAAGAAAATGCAAAGAAATCATTATACGAATTTGTTAAAACTGATAATTATAAAAAAGGCTTAGAATCCATTATTAGCAGAGAAGTAAGCGATGGTTCAATTATTTATTGTTCACCTAGTGATCAAAAATCCATAAGTGATATTATTAAGAAGAAAAAGATTAGTTGTAAGATTGTTGTTGACGAAAAAATAGTAGGCGGTATTAAAATTTACTATCCCGATAAAAGTTTATCAAAAGATTTTACACTTGAAACAATTTTAAATCAAGTTTTTGATGATATAAGGGATAAAATAGCCCAAATTTTATTTGGTGAGTAA
- a CDS encoding ATP synthase subunit K (produces ATP from ADP in the presence of a proton gradient across the membrane; the K subunit is a nonenzymatic component which binds the dimeric form by interacting with the G and E subunits), producing the protein MKKTWLPFLLLPLLVSATIFSAQAPYDTAQGFEGLNIGAGLAIGLAAIGAGVAVGMAAAAGIGVLTERRDMFGTILIFVAIGEGIAVYGILFAVLMLFGKF; encoded by the coding sequence ATGAAGAAAACGTGGCTACCATTTCTCTTGTTACCACTTCTAGTATCTGCTACTATTTTTTCAGCACAAGCTCCCTATGATACTGCACAAGGTTTTGAAGGACTTAACATAGGTGCTGGATTGGCAATTGGTTTAGCTGCTATAGGTGCTGGCGTTGCTGTAGGTATGGCTGCTGCTGCTGGTATTGGTGTACTAACAGAAAGAAGAGACATGTTTGGTACAATTTTAATCTTCGTAGCTATAGGTGAAGGAATAGCCGTATACGGTATCTTGTTCGCGGTATTAATGCTATTCGGTAAGTTCTAA
- a CDS encoding V-type ATP synthase subunit D, with protein sequence MSSRKILPTKLNLINLRKQIRLTRTIKRLLENKREVLLIYLREYANEYEKLYSEVSQLLKEVYETYLMGVSAEGISTVESYANSVPPSLQVKSDLKVLFGVRIPIVKLDENSIQPQPFGDIEVSPYITKSRDAIAEAFKKILELVEMESAIRSLSTELRKTQRLINAIDSYILPYYTSSAKYIKGVLDDRTREEFVRLKMIRKVLQRRRGENVGNR encoded by the coding sequence ATGAGCTCTAGAAAAATTCTACCTACAAAACTTAATTTGATTAATTTAAGAAAACAAATAAGATTAACTAGAACTATAAAGAGATTACTGGAAAACAAAAGAGAAGTCCTTTTGATATATTTAAGAGAATATGCTAATGAGTATGAGAAACTTTATTCAGAAGTTAGTCAATTGCTCAAAGAGGTCTATGAAACATATTTAATGGGTGTAAGTGCAGAAGGGATATCTACAGTTGAATCTTATGCTAACTCAGTTCCTCCATCTTTGCAAGTAAAAAGTGATCTTAAGGTTCTTTTTGGAGTAAGAATACCTATAGTTAAACTTGATGAAAATTCTATACAACCTCAACCTTTTGGTGATATAGAAGTTTCACCCTATATAACTAAATCAAGAGATGCGATTGCCGAAGCATTTAAGAAAATATTAGAGCTAGTTGAAATGGAATCTGCAATTAGGTCATTATCTACTGAGTTAAGAAAAACTCAGAGACTAATTAATGCAATAGATTCTTATATACTTCCATATTATACTTCTTCTGCTAAATATATTAAAGGGGTTCTTGATGATAGAACAAGAGAAGAATTTGTTAGACTTAAGATGATAAGAAAAGTCCTCCAAAGGAGGAGAGGGGAAAATGTCGGAAATAGATAA
- the proS gene encoding proline--tRNA ligase has protein sequence MKVSKEKWEKNFSEWLDWVLREAEIYDYGRYPVKGMGVWMPYGFKIRQNVLQLIRKLLDETGHEEVLFPLLIPEDLLKKESEHIRGFEEEVYWVTKGGSQDLDVKLALRPTSETSITFMESFWVKSYKQLPKKYYQIVSVFRYETKATRPMMRLREITTFKEAHTLHETYEDAARQVDEAINIYKAFFDELGIPYMISKRPEWDKFAGAEYTIAFDTILPDSRVLQIGTVHHLGQHFTKAFDFKIQRKDGSLDYPHQTSYGISDRVIAVLIAINGDDHGPVLNPVIAPIKVVIVPIPAKDEETTAKIINYAKEVGENLKNRGITVVIDDDKEKTPGEKFYIWELKGVPLRIEIGPKELNNNTVYIKRRDTFEGKSVPKDKAVEEVNTLLEKIKNDLHEKALKFLKERIIYTEDLNEAKKILEERAGVVEVPWCGDNNCGLQLQDVTNARVLGIPLDEDKDVSNAKCVMCKKPAKSLLRLAKTY, from the coding sequence ATGAAAGTTTCCAAGGAAAAGTGGGAGAAAAATTTTAGTGAATGGTTAGATTGGGTATTAAGAGAGGCTGAGATTTACGATTATGGCCGATATCCCGTAAAAGGTATGGGGGTATGGATGCCATATGGTTTCAAGATAAGGCAAAATGTGCTTCAACTTATCAGAAAATTATTAGATGAAACAGGACATGAAGAAGTTTTATTTCCATTACTTATTCCAGAAGATCTATTGAAAAAAGAAAGTGAACACATAAGGGGATTTGAGGAAGAAGTCTATTGGGTAACTAAGGGTGGTTCTCAAGATCTAGATGTAAAATTAGCATTAAGACCTACCAGTGAAACTTCTATAACGTTTATGGAATCTTTTTGGGTTAAAAGTTACAAACAATTACCTAAAAAATATTACCAAATTGTTAGTGTATTTAGATACGAGACTAAAGCTACAAGGCCTATGATGAGATTAAGGGAAATAACAACTTTCAAGGAAGCTCATACACTTCACGAAACATATGAAGATGCGGCTAGGCAAGTAGACGAAGCTATAAATATATATAAAGCGTTCTTTGATGAGCTTGGAATTCCATATATGATTTCTAAAAGACCAGAATGGGATAAATTTGCTGGAGCTGAGTACACTATAGCTTTTGATACTATATTACCAGATTCGAGAGTTTTACAAATAGGTACTGTGCATCATTTAGGTCAGCACTTTACGAAGGCTTTTGATTTCAAAATCCAAAGAAAAGATGGAAGTTTAGATTATCCTCATCAAACTAGTTATGGGATTTCAGATAGAGTAATAGCAGTACTTATAGCTATAAATGGTGATGATCATGGTCCAGTACTAAACCCTGTAATAGCACCAATAAAGGTAGTTATAGTTCCTATACCAGCTAAGGATGAAGAAACAACTGCTAAAATTATTAACTATGCTAAAGAAGTTGGAGAGAATCTAAAGAATAGAGGCATTACTGTGGTAATAGATGATGATAAAGAGAAAACACCTGGTGAGAAGTTCTATATATGGGAATTAAAAGGAGTTCCTTTAAGAATTGAAATAGGCCCTAAGGAACTAAATAATAATACTGTTTATATTAAAAGAAGGGATACTTTTGAAGGTAAATCAGTGCCTAAAGATAAGGCAGTAGAGGAGGTAAATACTCTATTAGAGAAAATAAAGAATGATTTACATGAGAAGGCGTTAAAGTTCTTAAAAGAGAGGATAATATATACTGAAGACCTTAATGAAGCTAAAAAGATTTTAGAAGAAAGAGCTGGCGTTGTTGAAGTACCATGGTGTGGTGATAATAATTGCGGCTTGCAACTTCAGGATGTAACTAATGCTAGAGTTTTGGGTATTCCTCTTGATGAGGATAAAGATGTTAGTAATGCAAAATGTGTAATGTGTAAAAAACCAGCAAAATCATTACTTAGGTTGGCAAAAACTTATTAA
- the metG gene encoding methionine--tRNA ligase: MKIFVASAWPYVNAVPHLGNLIGSVLSADVFARYARLKYGQENVVFVSGSDEHGTPIEVEAKKRNVNPKELTDQAHEYDKKLFLDVWEISYNNYTRTESEIHKTFVRDFMLKLEKYIKIEEDEIPYCEYDKIYLPDRFVKGTCPYCGFEDARGDQCDNCGRLLTPRLLVNPKCVLCGRTPVFKKTKHWFFDLSAFNDKIEEWIKNSQTLPENVKSVALSWVKEGLKPRSITRDNAWGIPAPFEGAEGKTIYVWFEALLGYISATIEYFKKIGKEEEWKKFWFGNDVKSYYFIGKDNIPFHAVILPAMLMASGENYVLPTVIAATEYLLYEGQKFSKSRKIGVWIDEAPQLLDIEYWRFILIRLRPEERDTNFTWREALRIVNTELNDDIGNYANRVLSMVRRYFNGEVPQIKYEKLKDEDTKFISEIKEAPKKMSELFELGKLKAGSEEILKLARNGNSYLNIRAPWNLIKNDKEEAGNVLNIAVNSLRTLSIMLYPLMPKSAEKLYNMLGFKDIEREKWDLAGELVIKSNHKINEVSVLFKKVELNENDINKKLDEIRKNLEKIRPTLLR; the protein is encoded by the coding sequence ATGAAGATATTTGTAGCCTCTGCATGGCCTTATGTAAATGCAGTACCACATCTAGGTAATTTGATTGGATCAGTATTATCTGCTGATGTTTTTGCTAGATATGCAAGGTTAAAATATGGCCAAGAGAATGTGGTATTTGTAAGTGGAAGTGACGAGCACGGAACACCAATTGAGGTAGAAGCTAAGAAGAGAAATGTGAATCCTAAAGAGCTAACCGATCAAGCACATGAATACGATAAAAAGTTATTTTTAGATGTGTGGGAGATTAGTTATAATAATTACACTAGAACAGAATCAGAAATTCATAAAACTTTTGTCAGAGATTTTATGTTAAAACTAGAAAAATATATAAAGATTGAAGAAGATGAAATTCCATATTGTGAGTATGATAAAATTTACTTACCAGATAGATTTGTGAAAGGTACTTGTCCTTATTGCGGATTTGAAGATGCAAGAGGAGATCAATGCGATAATTGTGGTAGACTATTAACGCCAAGACTTCTAGTTAATCCTAAGTGCGTATTATGTGGAAGAACGCCAGTATTTAAGAAAACTAAACACTGGTTTTTTGATCTTTCAGCATTTAATGATAAAATTGAGGAATGGATTAAGAATTCTCAGACACTACCTGAAAATGTTAAGTCAGTAGCCTTAAGTTGGGTTAAAGAAGGGCTAAAGCCAAGAAGCATTACGAGAGATAATGCTTGGGGTATTCCAGCACCTTTCGAAGGTGCTGAAGGTAAAACTATCTATGTATGGTTTGAGGCATTATTAGGTTATATCTCTGCTACGATAGAATATTTTAAGAAGATAGGAAAAGAAGAAGAGTGGAAGAAATTCTGGTTTGGAAATGATGTTAAAAGTTATTACTTTATTGGAAAGGATAACATTCCATTCCATGCTGTAATATTACCAGCAATGCTAATGGCTTCTGGAGAAAATTATGTTTTACCTACAGTTATAGCGGCAACAGAATATTTGCTTTATGAAGGGCAAAAATTCAGTAAAAGTAGGAAAATTGGGGTATGGATTGATGAAGCTCCTCAATTATTAGATATAGAATACTGGAGATTTATATTGATTAGACTTAGACCAGAAGAGAGAGACACTAATTTTACATGGAGAGAAGCACTAAGGATAGTTAATACAGAATTAAATGATGATATAGGTAACTATGCAAATAGAGTATTGAGTATGGTAAGAAGATACTTTAATGGAGAGGTTCCTCAAATAAAATATGAAAAACTAAAAGATGAGGATACTAAATTTATTAGTGAAATAAAAGAAGCTCCTAAAAAGATGAGTGAATTATTTGAGCTAGGAAAATTAAAGGCCGGAAGTGAAGAAATATTAAAGTTAGCTAGAAATGGTAACTCATATTTAAACATAAGAGCACCTTGGAATTTGATAAAGAACGATAAAGAAGAAGCTGGGAATGTCTTAAATATTGCTGTTAATTCTCTTAGGACATTATCTATCATGCTATATCCATTAATGCCAAAGAGTGCCGAAAAACTATATAACATGTTAGGGTTTAAAGATATAGAGAGAGAAAAATGGGATCTCGCTGGAGAACTTGTTATTAAGTCTAATCATAAAATTAATGAGGTAAGCGTTCTGTTTAAAAAAGTCGAACTAAATGAGAATGATATAAATAAAAAATTAGATGAAATAAGAAAGAACTTAGAAAAAATAAGACCTACCTTATTGCGTTAA
- a CDS encoding V-type ATP synthase subunit I, translating to MIIPETMARVEILTPKQKINELITALLKFKEFEPEEPKTPISNLRFEDARRNLGEVNEHINKMKILMELGGLIIEPQGKMKVNDWIEASNQVFIEGSEIENKYKDLLEEIGKLRAELDTLNSQLQEVEPFKNIGIDLKVLYSSTNFEVALVVINEIQKKQLEDKGAVVIVEELGNNKYASLVLSRKGSNLDEILKELGLRKFETPDFIAPQIYYSNLKERINNIQTILTQRREELAKKIKEDEKNVKELYGKLLTIRDAMNILAKARKSEYYVQVEGYVPDKSLKKLSKMIENIGFITYEYPKRYGEEQEEPPTYVKLPKSIIPLESVIEFYGTPSYWEISPTIFLIITFPFLFGLMFPDFGNALVLLLFSIWFYNYGKKRGSENTVKLSLVLIYSSIVAMVTGLLAREFFGPLPVGGLQELLNNPSAPVGPLYYAWPIPVSFYEKISDIIPTGANAIINTILLSLLLGSILLFVSTLLGVINAIKKKDKEFLFLDRLPLFIIYIVPLIVFLYGFINISNYQGEEAMILGGISYFLFHSGTPAPPSVQILADILVIWVEIGLIYNWVAKAYLLKKHEHASTGSAIIFGFIEGGFEAALLLLSNTISFIRVLVFAIAHYYILYAFSYMAYLAAGNPSSLLSVFINPAGIVILIIGNLLAIALEGLIVFIQDMRLHFYEMFSKFYEGRGRKFEPVMTYVELTQ from the coding sequence GTGATTATTCCCGAGACAATGGCTAGAGTGGAAATACTGACACCGAAACAAAAAATAAATGAACTCATAACAGCTCTCTTAAAATTCAAAGAATTCGAACCCGAAGAGCCAAAAACACCAATATCAAACCTTAGATTTGAGGATGCAAGACGAAATCTAGGTGAAGTAAACGAGCACATAAACAAAATGAAGATTTTAATGGAATTGGGCGGATTAATTATAGAACCTCAAGGTAAAATGAAAGTAAATGACTGGATAGAGGCATCTAATCAAGTATTTATCGAGGGCTCAGAAATAGAGAATAAATATAAAGATTTACTAGAGGAAATAGGAAAATTAAGGGCAGAATTAGATACTCTAAATTCACAACTACAGGAAGTAGAACCATTTAAAAATATTGGAATTGATCTTAAGGTTCTATATTCCTCTACAAATTTTGAAGTAGCATTAGTAGTTATTAATGAAATACAGAAAAAACAACTAGAAGATAAAGGAGCAGTAGTTATAGTAGAGGAATTAGGAAATAATAAATATGCCAGCCTAGTACTTTCAAGAAAAGGCTCAAACTTAGACGAAATACTAAAAGAACTTGGACTTAGAAAATTTGAAACACCTGATTTTATTGCACCACAAATTTACTACAGTAACTTGAAAGAAAGAATTAATAATATACAAACTATACTAACTCAAAGAAGAGAAGAATTAGCTAAGAAAATTAAAGAAGATGAGAAAAATGTTAAAGAACTTTATGGAAAATTACTCACAATTAGAGATGCAATGAATATTCTCGCAAAAGCAAGAAAATCTGAGTATTACGTTCAAGTTGAAGGTTATGTACCAGATAAATCACTAAAAAAACTGTCTAAGATGATAGAAAATATCGGGTTTATAACTTATGAGTATCCGAAAAGATACGGAGAAGAACAAGAAGAACCACCTACTTATGTTAAATTACCAAAATCAATTATTCCGTTAGAATCCGTAATAGAATTTTATGGAACACCTTCTTATTGGGAAATTTCGCCAACAATATTCCTTATTATAACATTTCCCTTCCTTTTTGGTCTAATGTTCCCAGATTTTGGAAACGCACTTGTTCTTTTACTCTTTTCTATATGGTTTTACAATTACGGTAAAAAGAGAGGAAGCGAGAATACAGTAAAACTCTCATTAGTTCTTATATACTCAAGTATAGTTGCAATGGTTACCGGTCTTCTAGCTAGAGAATTCTTTGGTCCTTTACCAGTAGGAGGTTTACAAGAATTACTAAATAACCCGTCTGCACCAGTTGGCCCGTTATATTATGCTTGGCCCATTCCAGTTTCATTTTATGAAAAGATAAGTGATATAATTCCTACTGGTGCAAACGCAATAATTAATACAATATTATTATCATTACTACTGGGATCTATATTACTATTCGTAAGTACACTACTTGGAGTTATAAATGCTATAAAGAAAAAAGATAAAGAATTTCTATTCTTAGATAGGTTACCATTATTTATTATATATATAGTACCTCTAATAGTTTTCCTATATGGATTCATTAACATCAGCAATTATCAAGGAGAAGAGGCAATGATATTAGGAGGAATTTCATATTTCCTATTCCATTCAGGTACGCCAGCACCTCCAAGTGTACAAATTTTAGCTGACATCTTGGTAATATGGGTAGAGATAGGACTAATATACAATTGGGTTGCAAAAGCGTATCTTTTAAAGAAGCATGAGCATGCTAGCACTGGTTCAGCAATAATATTTGGCTTTATTGAAGGAGGTTTTGAGGCAGCTTTACTGTTGCTATCAAATACAATATCATTCATACGTGTACTAGTTTTTGCAATAGCACACTATTACATCCTTTATGCATTCTCTTATATGGCTTACTTGGCTGCAGGAAATCCTTCATCGTTATTGTCAGTTTTCATAAACCCAGCTGGTATAGTCATATTAATTATAGGCAATTTACTGGCAATAGCCTTAGAAGGATTAATAGTATTTATCCAAGATATGAGACTTCACTTCTACGAAATGTTTAGTAAATTCTATGAGGGAAGAGGAAGAAAATTCGAACCAGTAATGACTTATGTTGAGTTAACGCAATAA